Part of the Flagellimonas eckloniae genome, AAACCTTATGGATATATCCTTCGAACTCCTTTTGGTAAACCCCATTGTAGCCAAGCTCTATGGTAACAGGGTCGTCCTTCCTGAATATTTCGGCCACCTTCTGTTTTTCAAAGTCCCTTACATTTCGCGGCATCGTTATTGTCGCAATGTCGGTAAGGGTCTTCCAACTGCTTTCGACCGTTACGGATGTAGGCTTTTTCAAGACCACTTCGCCACGGTTATCGGTGGCTGGGAACGTTATGCGTGCTACCATTGCTAAAGTCATAATAGCCCTAGATTTAATTCAATGGACTGGTCGCTTACACATCTTAGGTAGAAGGGTATTACGCCCGGCTTTCCCTGAACCTGTTTAAAATCCACTTCTTTAATTACCAAATGATGGATGTCTTTGTCTAAGAACAAATCACCTGTTACGGCAATTGATTCAATGATATTCTCAAACTCAACTAACCTTCGATGTTGCTCAATTGCTGTTTTAGCGGTCGGATGCGATGGGTCACGTAGGCATAGGCCACGGATGTCAATTGTCCAATCGTCGAAACCGTACATTTCCTTTACGGTTCCGTTGTTCGCCAAAGCGTTGGTAGTGGCCATTATCTTGGCCCTACGGAAATTCACCAATGTGGCCGCTGGAAGCTCAAAGTCCTTTACAGGAAATTCAATCACATCGCCCGACGAATCGTAGAACCTGTAATTATCCCCCCTGAACTTTATTGGGAACATAATAGGTGTCCCCATATAGCTCAAACGGGATGCCTCCTGCACGTCCTCTATGATATTCACGCCTTTATATGACGCTTTGTTGGTCGGCGCGGCGTTGCCCTGCGTGTCGAAGGTCACCAATTCCCTGTTGGCCTGATAAATCGCAAAATTCTTTATGCCAAAGGCCAGTGCAAATATCTCAGCTGTGTTATAGTTGTTTGCCATGACCGGATTTCAATGAACGTTGTTTTATGTTTACTACCATCAATCAAACGCAATTGCGCCATCCCTGAGACGGTCGTTTACCTTTCCTATAATCTGCTCGGCCATTTCATCCACCTTTCCCTTCCAGTTGCCCGGACTCAGATTGAAATTGTTGATGATGTCCAAGTTCATCGTGAGTATCTTGGCGCCCTTTGAATCACCACTGACCACCTGTGCATCGTTGTCAGTATTCCCTGTTACGGAACCAAGATTTGTTACAGTAGCGGTAGGGTTTGGAACATCCAAGCCTTCCGGGTCGGTCTTAGTGGAGACCTTTATTTCAACATCGGTCTCATCATCGCCAAAACCAAAGAATTCCTTTATGCTTTTCCACACCTTCTTTATGCTCTCCCAAACCCCCAACAACAGGTTCTTCACCCATTCCTTCAGCTTTTCAATCTTATCGCGGAAGCCCGGAAAAACCTTATCGATTAAGGTAACCATCCATTCAAATGGATTGTTCTTGGCCAACCATGCGGCAAACTTCGAAATGGCCGCCTTTATTTTGTCCCAATACTTAATCATTAGCACTATTATGGCGATAACAGCCGCGATTCCCAATACTATAAGCCCTATTGGATTTGCGTTCATTGCCACGTTAAGCCCCCATTGCGCAGCAGTGGCGCTTATAAGTCCGACCAAAAAGGAACCCAATAGATATGCGCCTGAAAGTAGGTATCCCGTAGCCTGTCCGGCCAACAGTGCAATTTGTCTCGCCCCGGCCCTGATGAAGTTCCAAAGTGCCAATGTGGCCTTGGCCATGCTCGACGTGAATGCATTTGAAGAAAGTGCCGCACGCAACAATTTCATGTGCATCAGGTTCAACCGGACGCTTACAAGGGTCACGGCGGTCGTAAGCCCCGTTATCAGAAAAATGGCCCCGGCACCAATTACAACGAACTTTGAGAACACCGGGTTGGACTCCATAAAACTGGTGACCATTTGCGCTATGCGCCCTGATACCTGCATGATAACCTTAATAAAGGGTGCCAAAATCGTGAATACGGAACCAATTACGTTGCTCCATGCGTTCTTCATCAAAATCATCTGTGACCTGGTGGTCTTTTCCATTATCTCGAAACCTTTGTTTACAGAGCCAAGGGCAACACCTATTTCCCCTGTGTTCTTGCTCCAAGATTGTGATAGTTCACCACCAAGCCCTATGACGAGCTTGATAGCTTCTTGACTACCGAAAAGGCTTCCTATTATCTGTTCCTGCGTGGTCCCGGTCTTATCGGCAAAAGCCTGAATCCGTGGCATCAGTTCGTTTATGTAGTTCTGAAGGCCGCCGGAACGCGAAATACTCTCTGCATTGAATGCGATTCCCAATTGCTTGGCCATCTTTGTTGCCTCGGAACCGGGCTTTAAAAGAGCCGATAGAATGGCACTGAACTGGGTCGCAACCTCGGCGGGCGCACCCATCACGCCGGAAGCTGTGGCGAACACGCCTAGCATTTCCTCTTGGGAAACTGTGAGCTTGGAGGCAACAGCCGTCACCCTGGGCAAAGCACTTGCCAAAGCCTGTAGGGATGGTATCTGCCCCAATTGCACCGTTTTCTGGAACCTATCCTGTACGGTATTGGCGTTTTCCCATGAATCCCCATAAGCCTTTATGGTTGATGCCGTGGCATCCACGACCAGTGCAAGGTCGGCGTTGCCAGCAATTGAGGCCTTCGCGCTGTCACGTAGGAAATCCATCCAATTGTCCCTTGGGACACCTGCGCTTATCGTATTGTAAAGGCCATCTGAAAGTTGTGTTTTGACAATCGGGACGACGGTGGATATCTCCTTAATCTGCTTGGTGTATTTCGCGAGTTGCACCTCCCCGACCTCGGCCATGGTATTGGCCCGTGCCATACCGTTCTCAAATTGCACGGCACCCGCTCCCAGTAGGGCAATGGCCCCTGCGGCAACGGTCATTTTTTTCAAACGCTTGGTGAGATTCCCAGACCTAGTTTCCAAAACCTTTATACGGTCGTTAATTTTGTCAATGGTATTGTAGGCCGAAGCCCCCGATTTTTGGATGGCCTTCAAGGGAGAACTGACCTTGTCTATCAGTTCCAAAATCCATGATGTTGTGGTAGCGCCCATTTATCCAAAAGCTTCATTGACAACCTTTGACAAGGCCGTTATGAATACATCTTTAAGGTTTGTTAAACGTAATTTTTCGGTGTACAGGAATTCGTTGTATCTCAAGGCCCACTGCTCATCCGTCAGCATATCCGGGTCTTCTCCGTAGTACCTGCGGATTATGGCATTTATCTGTTCAATCCATTGGTCACTGGCCTCGTCTTCCTCATTGACCTCTAAAACAAAGCGGTCTACAAGCTCTTTGAGGTCACCCGTTTTGCTTGCATAAGCTTTCCCACTTCCTCGATAACCGCCAGGTATATGTCCACATCGGATTCCAGGTATTCCATATCCCCGCCAAGGACACAGTTGGTTATCAACAGCTTGTTAAGGGCATCGATGTCCTCATCCTTACCATATTGGGTAATTGCAGGGAGTAGGTTTTTCGTGGGTTTACAGATTACAAACTTTGCACATTCGCCATCCATGTTGTCATCCAAGGGAATGTTGATTTCCTTCAACCTTCCCTTGGTCTTTTTCCATTCAGATATATCAGTTTTAGTGATATCCTTGTATTTGTTCTTTTTCTCTGCCATGATAAATTGATTGATTTTTTAAACGTTATAATCGATTGCGGGGGTATATAGCTCAAACTTGAAAGCAATGGACTTATCGCCCTGTTTGACCTCCACACCATTGTTCTTGAACCTACAGGCACGGATAACATCTTTGTAGATGGTTCCAGTGTAGTCATATGCCGCTATGATCGGGAAGGCATCAATATCTTGAATTCGCTTGCCCGGTGGCAGGGAATCCAAAAGCGCAAGCCTTTCCTCTTGGGTCAATGTAATGGATGCCTCGGCATTGTAGTTGCCTTCTCCGACACCAATATCAAATGGCCCCGCTCCCTTTACGCCCTCGATTTCCATTGAATCCTTGTACATAAGCTCGGTTATACCGATTACATCACGGCCAAGAAGTCTACACGTTACCGAATTCCATCCGGCCACCTTTCCAAAATGGTTTATTATCCTTGTATGGTTCATCTATGAAAGTTTTTTGGTCAAACCTAGTTCCACTGTAATTTCGTGGATGATATTGTTCTTCACCAACTGCCCTTTTATCTGTAATGGGGTATCGTCGGCCAATGTTTGGGATGGGTCGATATAGACATCGGCCCCACTTATTTCCCCAGCGGCAATCATGGTATTTAGCGCGTCAAGCCCAATCCTTTCAAGTTCCCCGGCCTCAACGGCGGATATTGTTCCGGTATCAGGGTCGGTTCCAAGGTTTCCTTTTACCCTGGGCAATAGCGCAGTTCGCAAAAGGTCTGCACCTTTGTCCCAAGTCCTATTGTTCTCGATACGGCTGTAATCGCTTGCCGATTCAGTGGCCGTGTGGGAATCGGAAAAGAAGATTCCAGCATAACCGTTATAGTTCCCCGCAAATATGTAGCCCTTGTCGTTCAACGCCTGAATCTCAGTAGCGGAAAGCCCACTGAAAGGGTTACCGTTCTGAAGGTTTGCACTGAGCCAACGGCTACGTGCCGTGTCGGTCAATGGATAGTCCCGATTGCCTTTGAACGCGCTTGGTTTGTTCTCGATGTCCACGGAACCCATGTTCTCATGCACACCGCGTACCGATAGTGCGCCCAATGCCGTTCCTATGGCGGCGTAGTTCACGTATGCAGCCTTTAAT contains:
- a CDS encoding DUF6046 domain-containing protein; this translates as MANNYNTAEIFALAFGIKNFAIYQANRELVTFDTQGNAAPTNKASYKGVNIIEDVQEASRLSYMGTPIMFPIKFRGDNYRFYDSSGDVIEFPVKDFELPAATLVNFRRAKIMATTNALANNGTVKEMYGFDDWTIDIRGLCLRDPSHPTAKTAIEQHRRLVEFENIIESIAVTGDLFLDKDIHHLVIKEVDFKQVQGKPGVIPFYLRCVSDQSIELNLGLL
- a CDS encoding phage tail tape measure protein is translated as MGATTTSWILELIDKVSSPLKAIQKSGASAYNTIDKINDRIKVLETRSGNLTKRLKKMTVAAGAIALLGAGAVQFENGMARANTMAEVGEVQLAKYTKQIKEISTVVPIVKTQLSDGLYNTISAGVPRDNWMDFLRDSAKASIAGNADLALVVDATASTIKAYGDSWENANTVQDRFQKTVQLGQIPSLQALASALPRVTAVASKLTVSQEEMLGVFATASGVMGAPAEVATQFSAILSALLKPGSEATKMAKQLGIAFNAESISRSGGLQNYINELMPRIQAFADKTGTTQEQIIGSLFGSQEAIKLVIGLGGELSQSWSKNTGEIGVALGSVNKGFEIMEKTTRSQMILMKNAWSNVIGSVFTILAPFIKVIMQVSGRIAQMVTSFMESNPVFSKFVVIGAGAIFLITGLTTAVTLVSVRLNLMHMKLLRAALSSNAFTSSMAKATLALWNFIRAGARQIALLAGQATGYLLSGAYLLGSFLVGLISATAAQWGLNVAMNANPIGLIVLGIAAVIAIIVLMIKYWDKIKAAISKFAAWLAKNNPFEWMVTLIDKVFPGFRDKIEKLKEWVKNLLLGVWESIKKVWKSIKEFFGFGDDETDVEIKVSTKTDPEGLDVPNPTATVTNLGSVTGNTDNDAQVVSGDSKGAKILTMNLDIINNFNLSPGNWKGKVDEMAEQIIGKVNDRLRDGAIAFD
- a CDS encoding DUF2586 family protein; translation: MGFKGATVDRLQGGLGRTNPTNDGICLLIIGGAVAATGLALKTAKEFLTVENAESVGITASYDDTNDILAHHHIDEFFRLSPNGNLFVVLDDDTMTDTELKDILKANSEIKMVGFVRNAAAALADFSAYVAGKQQVVNDLRTENRNVSSVLVEGNVFASATLVAAYDDNREEEVENVSVVIAQDPIIAALKAAYVNYAAIGTALGALSVRGVHENMGSVDIENKPSAFKGNRDYPLTDTARSRWLSANLQNGNPFSGLSATEIQALNDKGYIFAGNYNGYAGIFFSDSHTATESASDYSRIENNRTWDKGADLLRTALLPRVKGNLGTDPDTGTISAVEAGELERIGLDALNTMIAAGEISGADVYIDPSQTLADDTPLQIKGQLVKNNIIHEITVELGLTKKLS